A stretch of DNA from Halobacteriovorax vibrionivorans:
AGATAGCTTTACCTTTTGCAGCGTCTCCAGCGAAGGCACTAACACTAAGTAGAGCGGCAACAATAGTGATTTTAAATAAATTCACAATATATCTCCTTTATAATTATAGCGTACACATACTTTATGAAATTATCGGCAAATCGTCAGCAAAATTTAAAGAAAATATACCCTTCTAACTATAGTTTCGGCTATACTCTTGAATCTTAGTGAGGACTAATATGAACAAGAGCGTTATAAGCCTTATTTTAGGCACCATCTGTATAGGCTTAGCACCAATTTTTGTAAAAAACTTAAGTAGTGATATATCTCCTAGTATGATCGGCGCCCTTCGTTGTGGAATTGCTGGATCAATACTTCTTCTTTACCAATTATTTATTAAAAAACACTATATCAAAGATATTCGCTTCTATTCTATGACGGCCGTCATAGGAATATGTTTTGCTTTAGACTTATTTGTCTGGCATCGCTCTGTTCACTTAATTGGAGCAGGAATGGCAACAATTTTAGGAAACACTCAAGTCTTTTACTTGCTAGTTTTTGGACTTATTCTTTATAAAGAAAAAGTCACTTTAAAAAAGTTATTAGTCTTCTTCTTTGCTTTTTCTGGTGTCTTCTTAATTCTAAAGGGACAAGTCAAATTTTATAAGTCGGAAGATTTCTTTTGGGGTGTATTATTTGGCCTTGCAACTGGTCTTTGCTATTCTCTTTATACAACCTCAATAAAGAAAACAACATTATTAAACTTTAAAAATAAAATCACAGCATTAGATATCATTACATATTCTTCTCTTGTTACTGGACTTCTATTATTAGTAAGTGCTCAGTTTGAGAGCGGTTACTCACAAGTTAATATTACACATTTACCTTCAGTAATGGGACTGGCCGTGCTTTGCCAAATAATTGGTTGGTCTCTTATTAGTTACGGACTAAAAAAAGCACCCCTTTCTGTCTCTGGTCTAATTATTTTACTTCAACCAGTAATAGCAAAAATCCTTAGTATTTATCGATTTAATGAGCCATACTCATCACTTGAAATTGTGGGTGCGGCCATTCTCTTAATTTGTATATATCTCGGTACTCGACTATCAATACGCTCTTCGAATTAAGGAGAAAATTCACAAAATCTATTTAAGCACAAGGAGACAGGAGCGATTTTTTCGACTTAATTCATTTAGAAATAATTATTTTGTTTCAAAAAGCTTATTAAAGTTGAACGTTTCTTATATTTTCTCTAAATAATAATCGAACGTATCCGATTGTTAGCTCATGAATAAAATACTTTACTCTTGGTCTGGTAGTGACGAGATCGAATCATTTAGTCCATCGTGCTCAATTATTAATCGATGCTTATCATTTTTAAATATTGATTTTGATATTAAGGCCATCCCCCTTGTTTCAGAATTAAATGGTGCCAAGGATAAGCTTTCTGGCCTTCCTATTATTCAAGATAGAGATAAGAAATTCTTTGGGGTACGAAACGCTATTAAATACCTAAAAGAATTAAGAGAAGAATCTGAGCTATTCCAAGTACCACAAAGTCAAA
This window harbors:
- a CDS encoding DMT family transporter, whose product is MNKSVISLILGTICIGLAPIFVKNLSSDISPSMIGALRCGIAGSILLLYQLFIKKHYIKDIRFYSMTAVIGICFALDLFVWHRSVHLIGAGMATILGNTQVFYLLVFGLILYKEKVTLKKLLVFFFAFSGVFLILKGQVKFYKSEDFFWGVLFGLATGLCYSLYTTSIKKTTLLNFKNKITALDIITYSSLVTGLLLLVSAQFESGYSQVNITHLPSVMGLAVLCQIIGWSLISYGLKKAPLSVSGLIILLQPVIAKILSIYRFNEPYSSLEIVGAAILLICIYLGTRLSIRSSN